The Hemitrygon akajei unplaced genomic scaffold, sHemAka1.3 Scf000168, whole genome shotgun sequence nucleotide sequence TATGCGTGTGCGCATGCGTACATGCATTAGATCCCACAGTGGATTGccgtggaacatcactggtcaagGAACAAGGAATCCTGCCAGAATAAATTATAATTAACATTAGTAtctgtcttccacagagaagacaatAATGAATCCAATAAGTCTATTCTACACAGTTCCCAAGCGTGTTATTTTCTGAATGAGACTCCCAGGCTTGACATTCTCAAACGCACTAACAAAATCGCAATAGACAATACCGACGTTGTCGCCTCATAGAAGAACTCGAACAAGTTACCAAGACCCTGCATTCACCCCGCCTGAAACAGTGCTATTTAATCCAAACGCAGATCAAACATTCGCTTTCCACGTACTCTCATGAGTCTAAAAATAGAAAAGTCTGAAAATATGTACACCAGTCTCAAGAGCAGCTTTTATTCTGCATTCCTTACACTAATGAATAGCCACATATTATTTTATAATGGGCTTTTCAATATAATAAATTTATgttatatataaaattataatatCATGCATCTCGGCAATAAATAACACTCACTAGATAACTGCAATATACCTACAGATTGAGCAGTAAGGATGCTGAAAGGGTATGAAAGGATTTAAAGAACATCTGACAATAGATGCTATAACTGTAAATTAATCTCAGAGGAGAAGCACAAAAATTCATGTTGTTATATTGACTAGGAAAAAAATTGGTTCTATCTCACATTTAAGCTTAATGGGATATGTGTAATGTAGAGATAATACGTGTGAAATTTCGATCCTATCGGCTGAGGCATTGGCGTACTGTAATCACGTTATCAATTAAGACAGAACAAACACCGGCGTCAAAATACACCAAAATATGTTCCAAGGCGACCAACTAAACCCACAATAGTTTTGTCTAACTTTAATCCCGCTCTCTTTACTGAGCAGGACAAAAATAGGGTCTCAagttaaaaaataaatagataagttACCCCTTGGCAAACGTGCCAGGCATGGCTGATTTGAAATTATACGCTCCTTCTTCAGTAAAGCTGAAAGAATTAATTCCAATAATAGCAGCACccacaaaatgttgcaggaaccCAATAGGCCAGACATCATCTATGGAAGCGAGTAAACAGTTGGCttttcggccgagacccttcatcaggactagaaaagaaGTGAGAAAAGTAGGATACGAAGTTGGGAGAACCGGAGGAAGAAGTTGAAGTTGGCAGATGGTAGATGAAAATGGGAAAGGAAGagatgatgaagtgagaagctaggaaCTTGTGTTTGTGGACTGGAAAAGGGAAAACCTAatgggagagggcagaagaaagggaatagggaggagcaccagagggatatgATGGACGGGTCATGAGATACGGTGAGATAGGGAAACAGGactggggaatagtgaaggagaggagggaggcaattaccggaagtttgagaaataagTATTCATGCCTTCAGGACGAACGCCAGCCGACGTAAActaaggttttgctcctccaccaTAAGGCATGGCTTCAGCGTAGCAGTAGTGGAGGACGGGAATGGGAAGCGGAACTGAAATGGTTGGCtacagggagatcccgctttttctagtGGACGGACTTAGGTGCTTGGGGAAACGGTgcataaaaggccacaccaggagcattgGATACCCCAAAAGACTCGCAGCAAAGGggcgcctcacctggaagatcaAGTTGGGACCCAgaatgttaatgagagaggagatgCGGCAGTAGGTGTGTCACTTGTTCCATTGTAAGGTTAATTACCGGGAGGTTAATCAGTGAGGAAGGACGAGTGGAACACGAAGTCGCATAGGGCACAATCTCTGCAGAAAGTGGAAACTGGGGGCGGGGCCTTGTGTAGGGAAAAACGTGCTTAGTGGTGGTAACACGTTCGAGACAGCGGAtcttacagagaattatgtgatgGATGTGAAGACTgctgaggtggtaggtgaggacaagaagacGTCTATCCCTGATGTGGCAGTGTCAGGATGGAGTGAGGCCAGTTGAGCGCGACTTGGTAGAGATGCGGGTTAGGGCCCCGTTAAatgggaggaaggaaagcccctttctttaatgaAGGATCCTCGTGTTCGGCACTgtaaatagtagaactattttccgAAGATACAAACATAAACTTCGGACTAGATAGGTGGAGAATATTAAACATAAGGGAAGGTGCAACTGACCTGTTAGAACATAATACCGAGCTTCAGGATGCAACAAAACCGATTGGTGAATATGAAATATGTAAATatttgggatatcaacaagcagaGATTGTCGTGTGGCAAAGGGAAATCTTgcgacataatttacttcaacacTGAAGAAAATCTGTCAAAGAGAGTTCAATGGTGAAAATATAACGAATCCAGTAAACACTTCAGCTGTACCCTTATTAACGCATTGTGTTAATAGTGCGGGTCTGAGGTGGCCAGTactgtcatgtttgctgttgtgtgctgggacagcagactgagggtagcagacatcaacagaatcaacacgctcattcgtaaggccagtgatgttgtgggggtggaactggactctctgacggtggtgtctgaaaagaggattctgttttaggcacaggagtacattcagacagagactcattccaccgagatgtaacactgagcgtcataggaggtcattgctgcctgtggccatcaaactttacaactcctccctcggagtgtcagacaccctgagccaataggctggtcatggacttaattccacttggcataatttagctattattatttaattatttatggttttatattgctataattctacactattcttggttggtgcgactgtaacgaaacccaatttccctcgggatcaataaagtatgtctgtctgtctgtctgtctgtctgtctatgtagACAGAATATCCATGTCCAAAATCGATCTGGAACATTTCCGAAGTAAGATAAGAACAGAAGTAACACAATTTAGAAACCACCATGCGCACACGTACTAACGTAGATTAACACGGGCTAGGACAGTATGAGGCAGAAGAGGAACCGACAGAAAAACACAGTTagataaaaaaaaattgagaatcagaatccggttcaatatcatcagcatattttgTGAAGCACTCCATACAAGTGCGTGCAATTCTGTTAAGAAGTACACATCACTGATCGTAAATGAAAGCACACCCATAAAAGTGAAAAAATTACCTCTATCGAAGTGAGAGTTAATCAATGAATCTCCATGGAAACATTCCCACGATCTGAACATGCGAGTTATCGACTAGGAAGCACTGAAGGCCCGTCTCAGAGTTGGAGGCATTTTCTGAGAAACAGAGGGGATCGCTGTTGGCAATACagaaccaggtggttaacacaaataaGTTTCATAAGTAATTGATAAAAGACCATCAAGTTCAAAATGATAAATGTCGGAAATTCcagaaaaaaacagaaacaatccaacagatTACACTATGCTGCAGCAGTATtactaacaacaacaacaacaacaacaacaacaaattaTAGTGATAATAATAATGACAATAATAACAAAACAGAAACGGAAATCAATGAGTGAGAAACACCATAAATGTGCTGAGTTAAAAggagaaattgaaagactatggaacatgaacagtgtATACAGAGTCCAGATGCCAATAACTTTATCTAGTATCGTCCAAAGTCACGACAACATAGTTTTAAACAATCAGGCATGCATAGCAATAACTATGTATATCTCCAGAAAGCGCCAATAGTAAACATCACTAAAATAGTCCAAAGGTTCTTTGCGATTGATAAGTGAGCCTAATTGGCTATGCCCACACCCCAGATTTTACTAGGTTGAGCCACGAAAATAAAAATTATATTAACAGCAATGATAACAATAAtgatataaataataataatgttaTTATTATAATCATTATTATTAATTATAAGCACTTTTCAGACACACTTTGTAGTTGAAACTGAATTACAATGGAATAAACTACAAACaagaaaataaaaggaaaaatttTGTTAGTGTGAAAAATAAACGTTtggagctggtgtttaaaagtgacAGCTGAGTCAGCATCCCTCACACATCAAGTGCAAATGTTTTAGGTGCTCGAGTTGTATACATGCTTTCAAGTGTTTTCCACAATACTACTTTTAAGTGTTGAATTCTACAGCTCAGGAGCTTAGTTCAAAAAAATGAAAACTGTCCTGTCGATTATTCTTCTGCTTTGTGCCTTATTGCACTGCATTGTATTGTCAACTGcaacactgtttccctgaacttTTCCGTTTCGTTCTTCCTTGTACAGCCTCAATACACAGCTGTGATGAACTGATCGCTATGGATGACAGACAAAAATCTTTAATATTATATCTTGGTGCATGTGCCAATAATAAACCGATTTAGAGTTTGATAGTTGTCAATATAGACCGCCTCAGATGCCTATTGCCAGACCGATCAGTAGCAGTTGCCAAGACTTTACCGCAAACATGACGTACATCACTGAGATACTTGTTGACATTCCCATTTCCGCAGATTCTCTTCCATATTTCttctcttcctccgtctctgcaAGTGAAAACGACTGATTTTCTGACTTGTAATTCAGATGGATTTTCGATTCAAAACTTCCCTGtgattctctccacagatgctgccctaaGAGTATTTCACGCATATTTTGCTCCTGTTTTAATGTAAGAGCGGTGAacacctgtgactccccagtgtgcaACTTTGCTAAATATAGACTGTCCATACGACATCAACATTAACATCAGCTGTCAAcattgaatacaatgttttgcattTTGTGAGATCTTACTGTAATGGTAAACGTGCTTGGAAGCTCAGTCAGGATTGCAAGAGCAAAATCAGGGGAATGTACACCTTCAGCAGTAATTGGTGCCAGGATATGAGCATTGGGTGTTCTCTGGGACATACAGTACTATCAGTTCCAGTGCCTGTGAACAGAATTCTACTTTCTGTCCTAAGAGCCATGGAAATATTGAAttaattcatgtaatctcaaacaaTGAATTatgaaatgcagttataaagttctttgttGGTTAGGAAATTTAACATTTTGACGATGTTCTCTATTCCTATtaaagatgttcaacagaaacacaaggagacccTGCGGGAAGAAACTGAAACACTGCGAGTGAACACGATCTTGATGACAGAGAAAGTGAagattttccagctggttgatcgatacgctgagctcacggtcatttctactgttcgaggtcggagactggtggaacatgagctgctggcaagaggcagagaccatgaaCAATTGAGAGATAAACATCTCCGCggagagctggaaaaaatccggactgatcaattattccagagcagcttttcccggagtaacTCCAAATCTGGGAGCTCGGCAGCGGTGGCCGGAGTAccagggatcgggaaaacaacaatggtacaaaagattgtttatgactgggccatggggaaaatataccaacaatttcaatttgttttcagtttcaaattccgggattttaACTCCATTAACTGTAGAATAAACCTGAGgaaactgattctggatcaatatccttactttgggaatttgctgagagaggtctggaagaacccacaGGGATTGCTTTTTATATTTGATGGcttggatgaattcaaacacaaaatTGATTTTACCGATAGTCGCGGATGTGCAGAATCTCAGGACTCATGCATAGATCCTaaattcaagtgcaaggtgtctgacattgtgtgcagtttaatccagggcaagctgctcccagggtgttcagtgctggtgacaactcgtcccactgcgttacatttattggaaaaagcAGACATCAGTGTCgctgctgaaatcctgggatttgttggtgaggaaaggaaggaatacttcaatagacattttgaagatcagacagtggcagcagctgtttttaaacacgtgaaggagaacgagatactgtacaccatgagctacaacccctcctactgctggatcctcgctctggcactgggccccttcttcacacaaagagtcagggacccgcagcgagttcccaagaccatcacccaactgtactcctactatatttacaacatcctgaaaaaccacggccgtgaggttgagaacccccgtgatgtgttactcagggttggtcagatggccttcagaggagtgtttgagaagaagattgtgtttacagatagAGATTTGaccaactacaatctgcagccttcccagttcctgacTGGGTTTCTGATGGAGCtcttggagagagaggattctgcccggagcgtggtgtacacattcccacacctcaccatccaagagtttgtagctgcacttgcaaaattcctgaatccacatcccggggatatcctgaaatttctcactgaagcccacaacacgacagatggacgatttgaggtatttctccgttttgttgctggtctctcctccccaatgacagctcggtgCCTGCAGGattttctgggtccatttcctcatgaaacaacctgccgggtgattgactgggtgaaggaggagattacacgccagagtggaaacacgaggagtgaagctggtaaaaggaggctcctgaacacattgcactacctgtttgagtcaaATAATCCTGGACTGGCTCAGGCCCCACTGGAATCTTTGGAAACTCTTTCACTTCGTGGAGTGACACTGACCCcggttgactgcgcggtcctgtctcatgtcatcggattttgtgatacaataaaacacctcgacctggttCGCTGCCatattcagtgtgaaggaatccaacggctgggacccgggctgcacaaatGCCAGAACTTGgagtaacttgatttatctctcattcCCAACTGGGAAACTGATCTATTGTGTTGTTTGAATCTGAAAGTATTTGTGGTTATATTTACAGATGAGGTTTTAGTCAACTGCGATCTGAAGCCTTCCCAGATCCTCTCCGGGTTCCtgttggacagattaggagaatgggcaagaaagtggcaaatggaatacaatataGGAAACTGTATGGCCGTGCATTTCcgaagtagaaataaatatgcgcactattttctaaacggggagaacatCCAGGAACCTGAgaggcagagggacttgggagttctagtgcagaacaccctgaagtgtaacttgcaggttaagtcggtggtcagaaaggcaaatgccatgtttgcattaatttcaagatgtctagaatacaataacaaagatgtgatgctgaggctttaaggcaCTGGCGTGGTCTCACTTTGAGTATAGTGAACAGGTTTCGtcccctcatctgagaaaaggagaaggtccagaagaggttcacaacgatgattccaggaatgaaagggttatactGAGAACGTTTAAtcgctctgggtttgtactctcTGGAACTGAGAAGGATGagcaggaatctcattgaaaccttttgaatgttgagagGCCTAGACGGACTAGATGTTTCTCATAGCTGGAGAGTCTAGAAAAGAGGGCGccatttcagaacagagatgcggcgAAATTTCTGTAGccgaagggtggtgaatttgtgcaatttgttgccacaggcagctttgaAGAGCAGGTTGTTGggggtatttaaggcaaaggttgataggttattgattgggcatggcatcaaaggttgcagggagaaggccgggaactggggttgaggaggttaTGAGCCagagggcctaattctgctcccatgttctTATAGTCTTATAGTGTTAAACTGTAGTGAATCCGATTGTGGAGAATTGTCGCAAATAACCAGGACATCGGCCAATAATTTCCCAAGGACAAGAGGGTTCCATAGTTCCTTGTAAAtcgatgttggagacttcatcagatccaTTAACAACAGCTATTGGTTTGATTGTAGTAAATCACTGTCTGTTTCTCGCTGTCATTTTCCATTGACAGTAttctttctcattgttactgacacccagaccg carries:
- the LOC140724163 gene encoding NACHT, LRR and PYD domains-containing protein 3-like is translated as MPYIARPYAWETRKRKTRRKYMDTVKELTDLSVRRIIDAVRSHRMWRAMIAQAYLQHPPVYSRGPAPAVSTRQLYCACSASGWAVFSFRSVQKRIVGGSRETDICLRAKISSSLRSSPAGGSSVHRGLSVQEDDNQQPSVTVRMDRGKFFKWVPNALKRLFPGRVSREDDRVTGSKVPRQAPIESGPAAVKEEQSQPRDSDVRDTDQDPGTGTSEATVCQLGNSSNMEWSSPQERAEPETTISDRLAQGDEYQLYQLTKFYRDRLEQAIEERVERLSRMLEMEGHFSAQENENVTELTEKGKRAESSALFLSLVMGKGCRIQRAMWDSFVKMRTELPKLDKILKEIQKFGLDPQKYMDITQGLPELPPQLRDVQQKHKETLREETETLRVNTILMTEKVKIFQLVDRYAELTVISTVRGRRLVEHELLARGRDHEQLRDKHLRGELEKIRTDQLFQSSFSRSNSKSGSSAAVAGVPGIGKTTMVQKIVYDWAMGKIYQQFQFVFSFKFRDFNSINCRINLRKLILDQYPYFGNLLREVWKNPQGLLFIFDGLDEFKHKIDFTDSRGCAESQDSCIDPKFKCKVSDIVCSLIQGKLLPGCSVLVTTRPTALHLLEKADISVAAEILGFVGEERKEYFNRHFEDQTVAAAVFKHVKENEILYTMSYNPSYCWILALALGPFFTQRVRDPQRVPKTITQLYSYYIYNILKNHGREVENPRDVLLRVGQMAFRGVFEKKIVFTDRDLTNYNLQPSQFLTGFLMELLEREDSARSVVYTFPHLTIQEFVAALAKFLNPHPGDILKFLTEAHNTTDGRFEVFLRFVAGLSSPMTARCLQDFLGPFPHETTCRVIDWVKEEITRQSGNTRSEAGKRRLLNTLHYLFESNNPGLAQAPLESLETLSLRGVTLTPVDCAVLSHVIGFCDTIKHLDLVRCHIQCEGIQRLGPGLHKCQNLELGTNELGDSGMKLVSAALRNPKCKIQKLWLWDVGLTDSGAKDFASALGINRSVTVLNLNDNKLGDSGVKLVSAALRKRACKIQKLWLDNAGLTDSGAKDVVSALSTIPSLTELYLALNSLTDRSVPALRRLILSLPSLKRFRLWSNDFSPTGEKELRSLQEPRPELRVFLTESEE